A window of Tautonia plasticadhaerens contains these coding sequences:
- a CDS encoding IS66 family transposase yields the protein MDATDLPDVRALCHELIRQQADTIREARRRIEQLEHQVELLLRRQYGPRSERLDPDQLRLFADDKPEEGEADIPEPQPEAEGSARRRAWQQRGRQKLPEDLPRHRIEYELSAEELSCPDCGRLRVKIGEELSEQLEYVPSSLHVIVHARSRYACRACQEHVAIAAKPPQPIDKGLAGPGLLAHVITSKYGDHLPLYRQEDILARHGVVLSRATLCGWMARSAELLTPLYELMVERGRASNGLPHEWRAPG from the coding sequence ATGGACGCGACCGATCTGCCCGACGTTCGGGCCCTCTGCCACGAGCTGATCCGCCAGCAGGCCGACACCATCCGGGAGGCCCGGCGTCGGATCGAGCAGTTGGAGCACCAGGTCGAGCTGTTGCTGCGCCGGCAGTACGGCCCCCGGAGCGAGCGGCTCGACCCGGACCAGCTCCGTCTCTTCGCCGACGATAAGCCGGAGGAGGGCGAAGCAGACATTCCGGAGCCCCAGCCGGAGGCGGAAGGCTCGGCACGACGCCGGGCCTGGCAACAGCGGGGACGCCAGAAGTTGCCCGAGGACCTACCCCGGCATCGGATCGAGTACGAGCTGTCCGCCGAGGAGTTGTCCTGCCCGGACTGCGGCCGGCTGCGGGTCAAGATCGGCGAGGAGCTTAGCGAGCAGCTGGAGTACGTGCCGTCGTCGCTCCACGTGATCGTGCACGCGCGGTCCCGCTATGCCTGCCGGGCGTGTCAGGAGCACGTGGCGATCGCGGCCAAGCCGCCGCAGCCGATCGACAAGGGGCTGGCCGGCCCGGGCCTGCTGGCGCACGTGATCACCAGCAAGTATGGCGACCATCTGCCGCTGTACCGACAGGAGGACATCCTCGCCCGGCACGGCGTCGTGCTGTCTCGAGCGACGCTCTGCGGCTGGATGGCCCGGTCGGCCGAGTTGCTGACACCCCTCTACGAGCTGATGGTCGAGCGGGGCCGGGCCTCGAATGGACTTCCCCACGAATGGCGGGCGCCCGGGTAA
- the tnpA gene encoding IS66 family insertion sequence element accessory protein TnpA, producing MSRRHPHGGKRRDPSRERFWRRTIRRQQKSGLGVRDFCRREGLKNWTFRWWGQELARRDRQPASAPTDQPQSNPTGAAPAFLPVRVVDLESVAPRASAAIEIVLPSGPTVRVPAGFDPRTLGAVLSVLESRGC from the coding sequence GTGTCGAGGAGGCATCCCCATGGTGGCAAGCGGCGGGACCCCTCCAGGGAACGGTTTTGGCGAAGGACCATCCGGCGGCAACAGAAGAGCGGGCTCGGCGTCCGGGACTTCTGCCGCCGCGAGGGCCTGAAGAACTGGACCTTCCGCTGGTGGGGGCAGGAGCTGGCCCGACGCGATCGGCAGCCCGCATCGGCTCCGACAGACCAGCCGCAAAGCAATCCGACCGGAGCGGCACCAGCATTCCTCCCGGTCCGTGTGGTCGATCTGGAATCCGTCGCGCCCCGAGCCTCGGCGGCGATCGAGATCGTCCTGCCGTCCGGCCCAACCGTCCGGGTCCCCGCGGGCTTCGACCCGCGTACCCTGGGGGCCGTCCTGTCGGTGTTGGAGAGCCGCGGATGCTGA
- the sigJ gene encoding RNA polymerase sigma factor SigJ → MTDDVSGLRPRMMSVAYRMLGSVADAEDAVQDAFLRYQTAGGVSSPEGFLVRTTTRICLDRLRERKRRGYIGPWVPEPVETRDTRGDSVLSESLTQAFLLLLERLTPGERAAFLLRTVFDYEYAELGEVLGKSEAAVRQLVSRARRRLGLHGDRLFPAAPDRADGLAERFLAACRAGDVKAVEAMLAEDVEVHSDGGGKATAARVVIRGRAKVARFLAGVFRKPWLQDVGVATVNGEPGLVFRSGDAVISVLSLRADGDVRAVYITVNPDKLGRWAAAEIE, encoded by the coding sequence ATGACCGACGACGTGAGCGGACTGCGGCCGCGGATGATGTCCGTCGCATACCGGATGCTCGGGAGCGTGGCCGATGCCGAGGACGCCGTGCAGGACGCTTTCCTGCGCTACCAGACGGCCGGCGGCGTCTCCTCGCCGGAGGGCTTCCTGGTCCGCACCACGACCCGCATCTGCCTCGACCGGCTGCGGGAGCGGAAGCGCCGGGGGTACATCGGCCCGTGGGTGCCCGAGCCGGTGGAGACGCGCGACACCAGGGGGGATTCCGTCCTGTCCGAGTCGCTGACCCAGGCGTTCCTGTTGCTGCTGGAGCGGCTGACGCCGGGCGAGCGGGCGGCGTTCCTGCTCCGCACCGTCTTCGACTACGAGTACGCCGAGCTCGGCGAGGTCCTGGGCAAGAGCGAGGCGGCCGTCCGGCAGCTGGTCAGCCGGGCGCGGCGGCGGCTGGGACTCCACGGCGATCGACTGTTCCCGGCGGCGCCGGACCGGGCGGACGGTCTGGCCGAGCGGTTCCTCGCCGCATGCCGGGCGGGGGACGTGAAGGCGGTCGAGGCCATGCTCGCCGAGGACGTCGAGGTGCATTCCGACGGCGGCGGCAAGGCGACGGCGGCCCGGGTGGTGATCCGCGGCCGGGCCAAGGTCGCCCGGTTCCTAGCCGGGGTGTTCCGCAAGCCGTGGCTGCAGGACGTCGGCGTGGCGACGGTCAACGGCGAGCCAGGGCTGGTCTTCCGGTCCGGCGACGCGGTCATCTCGGTGCTGTCGCTGCGGGCCGATGGGGACGTGCGGGCGGTCTATATCACGGTCAACCCGGACAAGCTCGGCCGCTGGGCGGCGGCCGAGATCGAGTGA
- a CDS encoding NAD-dependent epimerase/dehydratase family protein, which produces MNVFVAGASGAIGRPLVAELVRRGHAVTGMTRSDAGATALAELGAAVARVSAFDAEGLERALRASGAEVVIDELTALPRSPADMAAAAEGDRRLRLEGGGNLLAAARRCGARRYIQQASGFFLRPGTGLGDESESLAVDASPRIAASARTYAELEARLLSAGDIEGVALRYGFYYGPGTWYHHDGASAGLARRGAIPVIGDGEGVWSWVHIDDAAAATADALTAPTGVYHVVDDDPSPVSSWLPAFARAVMAPEPPRVTVEQALAAGGEDAVYYGTRLRGASNARAKRVFGFRPRRLEWLTA; this is translated from the coding sequence ATGAACGTGTTCGTTGCCGGGGCGAGCGGGGCCATCGGCCGCCCGCTCGTCGCCGAACTCGTCCGCCGGGGGCACGCGGTCACCGGCATGACCCGGTCGGACGCGGGGGCAACGGCCCTGGCCGAGCTGGGGGCTGCGGTCGCCCGGGTGAGCGCGTTCGACGCCGAGGGGCTCGAGCGGGCCCTGCGGGCGTCGGGGGCCGAGGTCGTGATCGACGAGCTGACGGCGCTGCCGCGGAGCCCGGCCGACATGGCCGCGGCCGCGGAGGGCGACCGGCGGCTGCGGTTGGAGGGCGGCGGGAACCTGCTGGCCGCCGCCCGGCGATGCGGAGCCCGGCGGTACATCCAGCAGGCCAGCGGCTTCTTCCTCCGGCCCGGCACCGGGCTGGGGGACGAGTCCGAATCCCTGGCGGTAGACGCCAGCCCACGCATCGCGGCGAGCGCCCGCACCTACGCCGAGCTCGAGGCCCGGCTGCTGTCGGCCGGGGACATCGAGGGCGTCGCCCTGCGCTACGGGTTCTACTACGGGCCGGGCACCTGGTACCACCACGACGGGGCGTCGGCCGGGCTGGCGCGGCGGGGCGCGATCCCGGTCATCGGCGACGGCGAGGGCGTGTGGTCGTGGGTCCACATCGACGACGCGGCCGCCGCCACCGCCGACGCGCTCACCGCACCGACCGGGGTGTACCACGTCGTGGACGACGACCCCTCCCCGGTGTCGTCCTGGCTACCGGCGTTCGCCCGGGCGGTCATGGCGCCGGAGCCGCCCCGGGTCACGGTCGAGCAGGCCCTGGCGGCCGGGGGCGAAGACGCGGTGTACTACGGGACGAGGCTACGGGGGGCGTCCAACGCCAGGGCGAAGCGAGTCTTCGGATTCCGCCCTCGCCGGCTGGAGTGGCTGACGGCCTGA
- the tnpB gene encoding IS66 family insertion sequence element accessory protein TnpB (TnpB, as the term is used for proteins encoded by IS66 family insertion elements, is considered an accessory protein, since TnpC, encoded by a neighboring gene, is a DDE family transposase.), translating into MLSLPPTVRILLAREPADLRKGFDGLSGLVEQVLGHDPLSGHLFVFRNRRGDRLKVLYWDQDGLVIWYKRLEKGSFRFPSCEGESVEVRAADLAMILEGIDLASVRRRPRYIRLPVEAPA; encoded by the coding sequence ATGCTGAGCCTGCCGCCCACCGTTCGCATCCTCCTGGCGCGAGAACCGGCCGACCTCCGCAAGGGGTTCGACGGCCTCTCGGGGTTGGTCGAGCAGGTCCTCGGCCACGATCCCTTGTCCGGGCACCTGTTCGTCTTCCGGAACCGGAGGGGGGACCGGCTGAAGGTTCTGTATTGGGACCAGGACGGGCTGGTGATCTGGTACAAGCGATTGGAGAAGGGAAGTTTCCGCTTCCCGTCTTGCGAGGGTGAGTCGGTCGAGGTGAGGGCCGCCGACCTGGCCATGATCCTGGAGGGCATCGATTTGGCGTCGGTCCGACGCCGCCCCCGCTATATCCGACTCCCTGTCGAGGCCCCCGCCTGA
- a CDS encoding SDR family oxidoreductase, whose amino-acid sequence MKIVVIGGSGRIGQKLVDNLNRLGHEAVPASPSSGVDSLTGAGLAEAFAGADVVVDVSNSPSFADAEVMAFFDTSTRNLLAAEEAAGVGHHVALSVVGADRMPDSGYMRAKVHQEGLIESGGVPYTIVRATQFFEFLGWISQSGADGDVVRLPTAPMQPLAADDVAAALADLAVAAPRNGMVELAGPESLPIAEFVGRFLAASGDTRTVVADPAARYSGALLDGRGLNPGDGALIGPTRFEEWFSRSATGA is encoded by the coding sequence ATGAAGATCGTCGTGATCGGCGGCAGCGGGCGCATCGGGCAGAAGCTGGTCGACAACCTGAACCGGCTCGGCCACGAGGCCGTGCCGGCGTCCCCGTCGTCGGGAGTGGACTCGCTCACCGGGGCCGGCCTGGCGGAGGCGTTCGCGGGGGCGGACGTGGTGGTGGACGTGTCGAACTCGCCGTCCTTCGCGGACGCGGAGGTGATGGCGTTCTTCGACACCTCGACCCGGAACCTGCTCGCCGCCGAGGAGGCCGCCGGCGTCGGGCACCACGTCGCCCTGTCGGTGGTCGGGGCCGACAGGATGCCGGACAGCGGCTACATGCGGGCCAAGGTCCACCAAGAGGGGCTGATCGAGTCCGGCGGGGTGCCGTACACGATCGTCCGGGCCACCCAGTTCTTCGAGTTCCTCGGCTGGATCTCCCAATCGGGGGCGGACGGCGATGTGGTGCGTCTGCCCACGGCCCCGATGCAGCCGCTGGCGGCCGACGACGTGGCGGCCGCGCTGGCGGATCTCGCCGTGGCGGCCCCGAGGAACGGGATGGTCGAGCTCGCCGGGCCGGAGTCGCTGCCGATCGCGGAGTTCGTGGGGCGGTTCCTGGCAGCGAGCGGGGACACCAGGACGGTGGTGGCCGACCCGGCGGCACGGTACTCCGGCGCGCTCCTCGACGGCCGCGGCCTCAACCCCGGGGACGGCGCCCTCATCGGCCCGACCCGGTTCGAGGAGTGGTTCAGCCGGTCCGCAACTGGGGCCTGA
- a CDS encoding IS3 family transposase (programmed frameshift) encodes MAKTRRTFTPEFKAEAVRLVTEQSKSLAEVARELDLGEGLLRSWKQALAKRGGGAFPGKGTPPAHEEELRRLRAKVKRLTMERDVLKKATAFLRQGVVMRYGFVEDHRGRWPVRLMCRVLRVSPGGYYDWRGRPASGRTQQREALVASIKAIHGEVKSRYGSPRNHAELAARGMPCCVNTVARLMRQHGIAAKTRRRFRCTTDSNHGRPVAENVPDRRFTPGAADRAWAADITYVPTREGWLYLAAVEDLHTRRVVGWSMSERIDSRLAVDALSMALAGRRPPAGLVAHSGRGSQYVSEHYRRALAERGAICSMSRRANCWDNAPMESFFASLKKELTRGEVFATRDQARAELFEYIEVFYNRTRRHSALGYKSPVDYERAG; translated from the exons ATGGCGAAGACGCGCAGGACGTTCACACCCGAGTTCAAGGCCGAGGCGGTCCGACTCGTCACGGAGCAGAGCAAGAGCCTCGCCGAGGTCGCCCGCGAGTTGGACCTGGGCGAGGGCCTGCTGCGGAGCTGGAAGCAAGCCCTGGCCAAGCGCGGCGGCGGGGCCTTCCCCGGCAAGGGGACCCCGCCCGCTCACGAGGAGGAGTTGCGCCGACTCCGGGCCAAGGTCAAGCGGCTGACGATGGAGCGCGACGTCCTGAAAAAAGCGACGGCCT TTCTTCGCCAGGGAGTCGTCATGAGATACGGCTTCGTCGAGGACCATCGGGGGCGATGGCCGGTCCGGCTCATGTGCCGGGTCCTACGCGTCTCCCCCGGCGGCTATTACGACTGGCGGGGGAGGCCGGCGAGCGGCAGGACGCAGCAACGCGAGGCCTTGGTCGCCTCCATCAAGGCCATCCACGGCGAGGTCAAGTCGCGCTACGGCAGCCCCCGCAACCATGCTGAGCTGGCCGCCCGGGGGATGCCGTGCTGCGTGAACACCGTGGCGAGGCTGATGCGCCAGCACGGGATCGCCGCCAAGACGAGGCGGAGGTTCCGGTGCACGACCGACTCGAACCACGGCCGCCCCGTGGCCGAGAACGTGCCGGACCGCCGGTTCACTCCGGGTGCGGCGGACCGGGCCTGGGCGGCCGACATCACCTACGTGCCGACCCGCGAGGGCTGGCTGTACCTGGCGGCTGTGGAGGACCTGCACACGCGGCGGGTCGTCGGCTGGTCGATGTCCGAGCGGATCGACAGCCGGCTGGCGGTCGACGCCCTGAGTATGGCCCTGGCCGGCCGGCGGCCGCCGGCCGGGCTGGTGGCCCACTCGGGCCGAGGCAGCCAGTACGTCAGCGAGCACTACCGACGAGCCCTAGCCGAGCGAGGGGCCATCTGCAGCATGAGCCGCAGGGCCAACTGCTGGGACAACGCGCCGATGGAGAGCTTCTTCGCCTCGCTGAAGAAGGAGCTGACGCGGGGCGAGGTGTTCGCCACCAGGGACCAGGCGAGGGCCGAGCTGTTCGAGTACATCGAGGTCTTCTACAACCGAACCCGACGCCACTCGGCGCTGGGATACAAGTCACCTGTCGACTACGAGCGGGCCGGATAA
- a CDS encoding CGNR zinc finger domain-containing protein, translating to MSNRRPPAFFISGSLGLGFLNTLATPADTPVDWIDHNDGLLSWLEQARLVPAEVREALKARAVPGDFDAVAAQARVLREWFRGFIWERSGRKLTANDLGDLEPLTRLLGRDEQYSRLVIGRTEGVSGLELQTHRRWRTPGSLLLPIGEEIAKFVCSGNLESAKACEGSTCTLLFVDRTRGRARRWCSMAICGNRAKQAAHRDRRKSGQ from the coding sequence ATGAGCAATCGAAGGCCGCCGGCGTTCTTCATCTCCGGCTCTCTGGGACTCGGCTTCCTCAACACCCTGGCCACCCCGGCGGACACGCCGGTCGACTGGATCGACCACAACGACGGGCTGCTCTCCTGGCTGGAGCAGGCCCGGCTGGTGCCGGCGGAGGTCCGGGAGGCGTTGAAGGCCCGGGCGGTCCCGGGCGATTTCGACGCCGTCGCCGCCCAGGCCCGGGTCCTGCGGGAGTGGTTCCGTGGTTTCATCTGGGAGCGGAGCGGGAGGAAGCTCACGGCGAACGACTTGGGCGATCTCGAGCCGCTCACCCGCCTCCTCGGCCGGGATGAGCAGTATTCCCGGCTCGTGATCGGCCGCACGGAGGGGGTGTCCGGCCTGGAGCTTCAGACGCACCGGCGCTGGCGCACACCGGGGTCCCTGCTGCTGCCGATCGGCGAGGAGATCGCCAAGTTCGTGTGCAGCGGGAACCTCGAATCCGCGAAGGCGTGCGAGGGCTCGACCTGCACGCTCCTGTTCGTGGATCGCACCCGCGGCCGGGCGCGGCGATGGTGCAGCATGGCGATCTGCGGCAATCGCGCGAAGCAGGCGGCCCACCGCGATCGCCGGAAGTCAGGTCAGTGA
- a CDS encoding IS701 family transposase: MSKTYTPELDPEALSRLDAYAARFRDAFALDRPARWCPVYLRGLITDGERKSIEPLSRRVPLPPELAVKDPEQALQQFVSQSPWDEQAAWKRYRAVMAECFADPAGIFVIDDTTFPKQGKHSVGVQRQHCGALGKKANCQCAVSVHYVSPKGHCPLDLRLYLPESWLGDEARLDRAGVPEPERRMLTKGQIALELLDRVRGEGLPGQLVLADAGYGVSGPSRAGLAERGLHYIVGVTDELVVFTEEPRWIEPTAATGGRPQKRPRLAEGSPRPVSLRELASRTPRRKVTWREGTKGPMSGRFAWLRVWPGHGWATGDCAGEEPLWLLIEEQADGKLKYAFSDLPAGTSRLRAVRLWRSRWPVEQGYQQMKEELGLDHFEGRSWRGFHHHACLVMLAYGFLALEQRRARRGRPRPGKRGGAEVR, translated from the coding sequence ATGAGCAAGACCTACACCCCCGAACTCGACCCCGAGGCCCTCTCACGCCTCGACGCCTACGCCGCCCGCTTCCGCGACGCCTTCGCCCTCGATCGGCCCGCCCGCTGGTGCCCGGTCTATCTCCGCGGCCTGATCACCGACGGCGAGCGCAAGAGCATCGAGCCGCTCTCCCGACGCGTCCCCCTGCCGCCCGAGCTGGCCGTCAAGGACCCCGAGCAGGCGCTGCAGCAGTTCGTCAGCCAGAGCCCCTGGGACGAGCAGGCGGCCTGGAAGCGCTACAGGGCCGTCATGGCCGAGTGCTTCGCCGACCCGGCCGGCATCTTCGTCATCGACGACACGACCTTCCCCAAGCAGGGCAAGCACTCCGTCGGGGTGCAGCGTCAGCACTGCGGCGCGCTGGGCAAGAAGGCCAACTGCCAGTGCGCCGTCTCGGTGCACTACGTCAGCCCGAAGGGGCACTGCCCGCTCGACCTGCGGCTGTACCTGCCGGAGAGCTGGCTGGGGGACGAGGCGCGCCTCGACCGGGCGGGCGTGCCCGAGCCGGAGCGGCGGATGCTGACCAAGGGGCAGATCGCCTTGGAGCTGCTGGACCGGGTCCGTGGCGAGGGGCTGCCGGGGCAGCTGGTGCTGGCCGACGCCGGCTACGGCGTCTCCGGGCCGTCCCGCGCCGGCCTGGCCGAGCGTGGCCTGCACTATATCGTCGGCGTCACCGACGAGTTGGTGGTCTTCACCGAGGAGCCCCGGTGGATCGAGCCGACGGCCGCGACGGGCGGCCGCCCGCAGAAGCGGCCCCGCCTGGCCGAGGGATCCCCCCGGCCGGTCAGCCTGAGGGAGCTGGCCTCGCGGACGCCGCGGCGGAAGGTCACCTGGCGCGAAGGGACGAAGGGCCCGATGTCGGGCCGCTTCGCCTGGCTGCGGGTCTGGCCGGGGCACGGCTGGGCCACCGGCGACTGTGCCGGCGAGGAGCCGCTCTGGCTGCTGATCGAGGAGCAGGCCGACGGCAAGCTCAAGTACGCCTTCAGCGACCTGCCGGCGGGCACCAGCCGCCTGCGGGCAGTGCGGCTGTGGCGGAGCCGCTGGCCGGTGGAGCAGGGCTACCAGCAGATGAAGGAGGAACTCGGGCTGGACCACTTCGAGGGCCGCTCCTGGCGCGGGTTCCACCACCACGCCTGCCTGGTGATGCTGGCCTACGGCTTCCTGGCACTCGAGCAGCGGCGAGCCCGCCGGGGTCGACCCCGGCCGGGCAAAAGGGGGGGCGCCGAGGTCCGGTGA
- a CDS encoding helix-turn-helix domain-containing protein: MTKRSTQTDSQDRGRFSARRKAEAVVRLLRGEDLDSLSRELGVTAATLSSWRDGFLDGGTAALEGRPADGRDELVARLQAEVGQLTMDRQPLGMRCRHLEGGRPFASGEAEHLSRSASPSTGKRYGMQRACRIFGLARATADDLKAREAVPPEQRPAPGKRGPAGAATDEGLVVHIRRVPAESPFTGEGYRKAWARLRPQGIRAASGRVRRLMRGHHLRAPRRGGHARGPKAHDGTITAEEPDALWGTDRTTTVTTGEGAVHVFVAVDHRTCECVGQHAAKRGDRLEALGPLRQGVRGHFGGFGAGVARGLATRHDHGSNYLGDDLRREPALLGMASAPGFVREPGGDGRAERFIRTPKGQLLWVRTFAPVAELVEALGEFERTYDERWQIGRHGHRPPSQVRREFSGSVPAAA; the protein is encoded by the exons ATGACCAAGCGCAGCACCCAGACCGACTCCCAAGATCGGGGCCGGTTCTCCGCCAGGCGGAAGGCCGAGGCCGTCGTCCGCCTGCTCCGGGGCGAGGACCTCGACTCCCTCTCCCGGGAGCTGGGCGTCACCGCCGCCACCCTCTCCTCCTGGCGGGATGGCTTCCTCGACGGCGGCACGGCGGCCCTCGAGGGCCGGCCGGCCGACGGCCGGGACGAGCTGGTCGCCCGGCTCCAGGCCGAGGTCGGCCAGCTGACGATGGATCGCCAGCCGCTCGGCATGAGGTGCCGGCACCTGGAGGGCGGCCGCCCTTTCGCGTCGG GGGAGGCGGAGCACCTGAGCCGGTCCGCCTCCCCCTCGACCGGCAAGCGGTACGGCATGCAGCGGGCCTGCCGCATCTTCGGCCTGGCCCGCGCGACGGCCGACGACCTCAAGGCCCGGGAGGCCGTCCCGCCGGAGCAGCGGCCGGCCCCCGGGAAGCGGGGGCCGGCCGGGGCGGCCACCGACGAGGGGCTGGTGGTCCACATCCGCCGGGTGCCGGCCGAGAGCCCGTTCACCGGCGAGGGCTACCGCAAGGCCTGGGCCCGCCTGCGGCCTCAGGGCATCCGCGCGGCGTCCGGGCGGGTGCGGCGGCTGATGCGGGGGCACCACCTCCGGGCCCCCCGCCGGGGCGGCCACGCCCGCGGCCCGAAGGCCCACGACGGCACGATCACGGCCGAGGAGCCGGACGCGCTGTGGGGCACCGACAGGACCACGACCGTCACCACCGGCGAGGGCGCGGTGCACGTCTTCGTGGCGGTGGACCACCGCACGTGCGAGTGCGTCGGCCAGCACGCCGCCAAGCGGGGCGACCGGCTCGAGGCGTTGGGGCCGCTGCGGCAGGGGGTGCGGGGGCACTTCGGCGGCTTCGGGGCCGGGGTCGCCCGTGGGCTGGCCACCCGCCACGACCACGGGAGCAACTACCTCGGCGACGACCTCCGGCGGGAGCCGGCCTTGCTGGGGATGGCCAGCGCGCCGGGCTTCGTGCGGGAGCCGGGGGGGGACGGCCGCGCCGAGCGGTTCATCCGCACGCCCAAGGGGCAGCTGCTCTGGGTCCGGACGTTCGCCCCGGTGGCCGAGTTGGTCGAGGCGTTGGGCGAGTTCGAGCGGACGTACGACGAGCGATGGCAGATCGGTCGCCACGGCCACAGGCCGCCGAGTCAGGTCCGAAGAGAGTTCAGCGGTAGCGTTCCAGCAGCGGCGTGA
- a CDS encoding tyrosine-type recombinase/integrase, with amino-acid sequence MADPSPAPRLPKYRHYKPKNLAVVRIEGKDHYLGPYCSEESREKYRRLVAAWLAGLPRGDEGRRGPQPPASDLAIVELLVAYLRFADGYYVKNGRPTSEPTNIRLALRPLRDLYGMTLMREFGPRALKVVRQAIIDADLCRNEVNKRIRRIVRVFKWGVENELVPPEVHHGLKAVSGLRAGRSEARERCPVRPVADGLVEAVRPNVSRQVWAMIELQRLTGMRPGEVVLMRVDDLDTSGPIWTYTPHSHKTEYHGHGRVVYLGPRAQEVLRPWLRADRLAYHFSPREALEEHWRTRRDARATPMTPSQRARSRKVRRSRPIGEHYTTMSYVHAIAQGCKNAGINRWHAHQLRHTAATRLRKEFGVDAARVILGHRSPVVTEVYAELDHEKALAVMGRVG; translated from the coding sequence ATGGCTGACCCTTCACCCGCCCCCCGCCTCCCGAAGTATCGTCATTACAAGCCGAAGAACCTTGCCGTCGTCCGGATCGAGGGCAAGGATCACTACCTCGGTCCGTATTGTTCTGAAGAGAGCCGCGAGAAATATCGACGCCTCGTCGCTGCCTGGCTCGCCGGCCTGCCCCGGGGCGACGAAGGGCGGAGGGGCCCGCAGCCGCCGGCGAGCGACCTGGCAATCGTCGAACTCCTCGTCGCGTATCTCCGATTCGCCGACGGTTACTACGTCAAGAACGGCCGACCCACCTCGGAGCCGACCAATATCCGGCTCGCGCTCCGGCCCCTTCGCGACCTCTACGGGATGACCCTCATGCGGGAGTTCGGCCCGAGGGCCTTGAAGGTGGTCCGTCAGGCAATTATCGATGCCGACCTCTGTCGCAACGAGGTCAACAAGCGGATCCGCCGCATCGTCCGGGTCTTCAAGTGGGGGGTCGAGAATGAGCTCGTGCCCCCGGAGGTCCACCACGGGCTGAAGGCCGTCTCCGGGCTCCGAGCCGGACGCTCCGAGGCCCGCGAACGATGCCCGGTCCGGCCGGTCGCGGACGGGCTCGTCGAGGCCGTTCGTCCCAACGTCTCCCGCCAGGTCTGGGCGATGATCGAGCTGCAGCGGCTCACCGGGATGCGCCCCGGGGAGGTCGTCCTGATGCGGGTGGACGATTTGGACACCTCGGGGCCGATCTGGACCTACACCCCGCATTCACACAAGACCGAGTACCATGGGCATGGGCGGGTCGTCTACCTCGGTCCCCGGGCCCAGGAGGTCCTCCGTCCCTGGCTGCGTGCCGATCGCTTGGCCTACCACTTCAGCCCGAGGGAGGCACTCGAGGAGCACTGGCGCACTCGCCGAGACGCCAGGGCTACGCCGATGACCCCCTCCCAGCGGGCCCGTAGCCGCAAGGTGCGGAGAAGCCGGCCGATTGGCGAGCACTACACGACGATGTCCTACGTCCACGCCATCGCCCAGGGCTGCAAGAACGCGGGCATCAACCGCTGGCATGCCCATCAGCTTCGTCACACGGCGGCCACCCGGCTGAGAAAGGAGTTCGGGGTCGACGCCGCCAGGGTGATCCTCGGGCACCGCTCACCGGTGGTGACCGAGGTGTACGCCGAGCTGGATCACGAGAAGGCGCTCGCCGTGATGGGTCGGGTCGGCTGA